A genomic window from Thiomonas arsenitoxydans includes:
- a CDS encoding Crp/Fnr family transcriptional regulator, with protein MKRHPIPAHFRSHHPHPCDGNLPADLNAVLRQRVTEAAEATLELSRGETLVHSGMPFKHLYLVVSGGFKAVEIGEDGQSQIVSFHYARELMGLSGFAQQRYTTDLIALAPSLICEFSMAAVESIVGADRSLLNHLLTYASESLARAEHDQFRLGSMSATQKIASFLLHRQEQLRQAGEKCDQFELLMTREELGSYLGLSMETISRLLSHLQELGVVRVDKRLIEILSEDPLRAWLDGAVTLPTSSCHKPAAKRAALKLA; from the coding sequence ATGAAACGGCATCCCATTCCAGCTCACTTCCGCTCGCATCATCCGCATCCCTGTGACGGCAATCTGCCTGCAGACCTGAACGCGGTCTTGCGGCAGCGCGTGACCGAAGCCGCCGAGGCGACGCTGGAATTGAGCAGGGGTGAAACTCTGGTGCACAGCGGCATGCCCTTCAAACATCTCTACCTGGTGGTGAGCGGGGGTTTCAAGGCGGTAGAGATTGGCGAAGACGGGCAATCGCAGATTGTCAGCTTTCACTACGCACGCGAACTGATGGGTTTGAGCGGGTTTGCACAGCAACGCTACACGACCGATCTGATCGCGCTGGCGCCCTCGTTGATCTGCGAGTTTTCGATGGCTGCGGTGGAGTCCATCGTTGGCGCAGACCGCAGCTTGCTCAATCATCTGCTGACCTATGCGTCCGAGAGCCTCGCGCGCGCCGAGCATGACCAGTTCAGGCTCGGCAGCATGAGTGCCACGCAAAAAATCGCCAGCTTTCTGCTGCACAGGCAGGAGCAATTGCGTCAAGCCGGGGAAAAGTGCGATCAGTTCGAGTTGCTGATGACCCGAGAAGAACTCGGCAGCTACCTTGGCCTGAGCATGGAAACCATCAGCCGTCTTCTTTCGCACTTGCAAGAGCTGGGTGTGGTGCGGGTGGACAAGCGACTGATCGAGATTCTGAGTGAAGACCCATTGCGCGCCTGGCTGGACGGGGCAGTGACTCTGCCCACATCGTCTTGCCACAAGCCCGCAGCCAAACGTGCCGCGCTCAAGCTGGCTTGA
- a CDS encoding universal stress protein, translated as MSTYKKILVPIDASQTAQSAAAQAAALARDQQAAIRFVVVVEANGLLSSSPEFLNVLGNDARLLLDRWVNEARAPGMDVSSAVVETTQALPRVADAILAEGHRWGADLIVIGSHGRSGVRRMILGSVAEGVSQRSTVPVLIVHAGEPKV; from the coding sequence ATGTCCACCTACAAAAAAATCCTGGTTCCCATAGACGCCAGCCAGACCGCGCAATCGGCCGCGGCCCAGGCCGCAGCCTTGGCGCGCGACCAGCAGGCAGCCATTCGCTTCGTGGTGGTGGTGGAGGCGAACGGACTGCTGAGTTCCTCCCCGGAATTTCTCAATGTGCTGGGCAACGATGCCCGGCTATTGCTAGACCGCTGGGTGAATGAAGCCCGCGCTCCGGGTATGGACGTCAGCTCCGCCGTGGTGGAAACCACGCAGGCCTTGCCGCGCGTGGCCGATGCCATCCTCGCGGAAGGGCATCGTTGGGGCGCCGATCTGATCGTCATCGGCAGTCATGGCCGCAGCGGCGTACGTCGCATGATTCTGGGCAGCGTGGCCGAAGGCGTGTCGCAGCGCAGCACTGTTCCGGTATTGATCGTCCACGCAGGCGAACCCAAGGTTTGA
- a CDS encoding plasma-membrane proton-efflux P-type ATPase translates to MNPSNPTLDAKAVAAMSADALLQSLHSKAGGLTQTEAAQRLAQGGPNSLPEQHVSLLMRLLRYFWGPIPWMIEVAALLSALVRHWPDFIIIVLLLLFNAGIGFWQEFKASSALDALKKQLALKCRVKRDGQWTQIDTAQLVPGDVVRVRLGDILPADLKLIAGDYLSVDQSALTGESLPVSRKLGEVVYSGSIAKQGEMVGVVYATGVNTYLGKTAQLVQKAGAVSHFQKAVLNIGDYLIYVSLGLVAILVLVELQRGLPWIDLLQFALILTVASIPVAMPAVLSVTMALGALALSKEKAIVSRLESIEELAAVDVLCSDKTGTLTQNKLTLGDPLLLAVPDAATLNLHAALASQPDNGDAIDQAVYAAQPVPSTTPAGFTAAGFTPFDPVGKRSEGRWTDAQGAPLAATKGAPQVILDLCKLNADVRSKADAWIDAQAAKGLRTLGVASKTGDDVWQLDGLLSLFDPPRSDSRQTIADARSHGLAVKMVTGDNVAIAREIGGQLGIGTQIVAAGDVFDADKQQPGVSLADQIDAADGFAQVFPEHKYGIVKALQDAGHRVAMTGDGVNDAPALKQADVGIAVSGATDAARAAAALILTAPGLSTIVKAVEEARRIFERMNSYAIYRITETIRIMVFVVAAMLAYNFYPITAVMIILLAFFNDVPIMTIAYDRTAVDAQPVRWDMRRVITVSTVLGLIGVGETLLLLWFAHEVMKLDMGSIQTFIFLKLAVSGHLTLFVARSRKAFWKKPWPSPALLWSAILTKALATLFVVFPLGLIAPISWSAVGLIWVYCVFWAFVEDQAKLAVYRHFDRSTPRHLSFLHLLKQRTFKPGQ, encoded by the coding sequence ATGAATCCGTCGAATCCAACACTTGATGCCAAGGCGGTTGCCGCGATGTCGGCCGACGCGCTGCTGCAATCTCTGCACAGCAAGGCGGGCGGCCTCACCCAGACCGAAGCCGCGCAGCGTCTGGCGCAGGGCGGCCCCAACAGCCTGCCGGAGCAGCATGTCAGCCTGCTCATGCGTCTGCTGCGCTATTTCTGGGGGCCGATTCCGTGGATGATCGAGGTCGCCGCGCTGCTCTCGGCGCTGGTGCGGCACTGGCCGGATTTCATCATCATCGTGCTGCTGCTGCTGTTCAACGCGGGTATCGGTTTCTGGCAGGAGTTCAAGGCCAGTAGCGCGCTCGATGCGCTGAAAAAGCAGCTTGCGCTCAAGTGCCGCGTCAAGCGCGATGGTCAGTGGACGCAGATCGACACCGCGCAGCTCGTGCCCGGCGATGTGGTGCGCGTGCGTCTGGGTGACATTCTTCCGGCCGACCTCAAGCTGATCGCGGGCGACTACCTCAGCGTCGATCAGTCGGCGCTCACCGGCGAGTCGCTGCCGGTCAGCCGCAAGCTGGGCGAGGTGGTGTATTCCGGCTCCATTGCCAAGCAGGGCGAGATGGTCGGCGTGGTCTATGCCACGGGGGTCAACACTTATCTGGGCAAGACCGCGCAACTGGTGCAGAAGGCCGGCGCGGTGTCGCACTTCCAGAAGGCCGTGCTCAATATCGGCGACTACCTCATCTACGTCAGCCTTGGGCTGGTGGCGATTCTGGTGCTGGTCGAACTGCAGCGCGGTCTGCCGTGGATCGACCTGCTGCAATTCGCCCTCATTCTCACCGTGGCCTCGATTCCGGTGGCCATGCCTGCGGTGCTGTCGGTGACCATGGCGCTGGGCGCGCTGGCGCTCTCGAAAGAAAAGGCCATCGTCTCGCGGCTGGAATCCATCGAGGAACTGGCCGCGGTGGATGTGCTGTGCTCCGACAAAACCGGCACGCTCACGCAGAACAAGCTCACCCTGGGCGATCCGCTGCTGCTGGCCGTGCCCGATGCCGCCACGCTGAACCTGCACGCGGCGCTCGCCAGCCAGCCCGACAACGGCGACGCCATCGATCAGGCGGTGTACGCCGCGCAGCCCGTGCCGAGCACTACGCCCGCCGGTTTCACCGCCGCCGGCTTCACCCCCTTCGACCCGGTGGGCAAGCGCAGCGAAGGCCGCTGGACCGACGCGCAGGGCGCGCCGCTCGCCGCCACCAAGGGCGCGCCGCAGGTCATTCTCGATCTGTGCAAGCTTAACGCCGATGTGCGCAGCAAAGCCGACGCCTGGATCGACGCCCAGGCCGCCAAAGGGCTGCGCACCCTTGGCGTGGCGAGCAAGACTGGTGACGACGTGTGGCAACTCGATGGGCTGCTCTCGCTGTTCGACCCGCCGCGCAGCGACTCCAGACAAACCATCGCCGACGCCCGCAGCCACGGCCTGGCGGTAAAGATGGTCACCGGCGACAACGTGGCGATTGCCCGCGAAATCGGCGGGCAGCTCGGTATCGGCACGCAGATCGTGGCCGCGGGCGATGTGTTCGATGCCGACAAGCAGCAGCCGGGCGTGAGTCTGGCCGACCAGATCGATGCCGCCGACGGCTTCGCCCAGGTCTTCCCCGAACACAAATACGGCATCGTCAAGGCGCTGCAGGACGCCGGGCATCGCGTGGCCATGACCGGCGACGGCGTCAACGATGCCCCCGCGCTGAAACAGGCCGATGTGGGCATCGCCGTCTCGGGCGCCACCGACGCGGCGCGCGCGGCCGCCGCGCTCATTCTCACCGCGCCGGGGCTGTCCACCATCGTCAAGGCGGTAGAAGAGGCGCGGCGCATTTTCGAGCGCATGAACAGCTACGCCATCTACCGCATCACCGAAACCATCCGCATCATGGTGTTCGTGGTGGCGGCCATGCTCGCCTACAACTTCTATCCGATCACCGCGGTGATGATCATTCTGCTGGCCTTCTTCAACGACGTGCCCATCATGACCATCGCCTACGACCGCACTGCGGTCGATGCCCAGCCGGTGCGCTGGGACATGCGCCGCGTCATCACCGTTTCCACCGTGCTGGGTCTGATCGGCGTGGGCGAAACCCTGCTGCTGCTGTGGTTCGCGCATGAAGTGATGAAGCTCGACATGGGCAGCATCCAGACTTTCATCTTCCTCAAACTGGCGGTCTCCGGGCATCTCACGCTGTTTGTCGCGCGCAGCAGAAAAGCCTTCTGGAAAAAGCCCTGGCCGTCACCCGCTTTGCTGTGGTCGGCCATTCTCACCAAGGCGCTGGCGACGCTGTTCGTGGTGTTTCCCCTGGGGCTGATCGCGCCCATCAGTTGGTCGGCGGTCGGGTTGATCTGGGTCTATTGCGTGTTCTGGGCTTTCGTCGAAGACCAGGCCAAGCTGGCGGTCTATCGCCACTTCGATCGCAGCACGCCGCGGCACCTTAGTTTTTTGCATCTGCTCAAACAGCGCACATTCAAGCCAGGTCAATGA
- a CDS encoding MFS transporter, translating into MATAIQAESQGAAVHPDHAQIIALLDAAPMRLPHDLAWALASGGTLIDGLSVFMLGMAIPLLAVGLDFSALQTGLLGAALVAGAIGGAACGGRLADRYGRKSVFLIDMVILAVAAGFSALTWNAWGLIAAQFVVGVGIGMDFPVSGSYVAECMPHEKRSRMMVATIACQSVGLIVAALLALALLHLVPEPGVWRWFFATEMLLALLFLLGRLNLPESPRWLIGQGRNREAVHMLERFVPSDRRQLERMASRLGDTVHYVARVPQSANPQGYGLLFHPAYLRSTLLSTVPWFLMDIATYGVGLFTAVLLAQMHVAGEGLTLIPHVAALARGTGLIDVFLLLGFVIGLWAVAKFGRIRMQLIGFGGMAFGMAALWLSTVLAGGDAAHAGLVFFGFVVFNLFMNMGPNSTTYILPTELYPTQLRATGAGFAASVAKVGATLGVFTLPLIKSSLGVPMVLALMAGVSLLGLLSTWAFSMYGHGLTLEQHQTQTLPRRRPKAALLASPTEGRT; encoded by the coding sequence ATGGCAACCGCCATCCAGGCCGAGTCGCAGGGCGCTGCCGTTCACCCCGATCACGCGCAGATCATCGCGCTGCTCGATGCGGCGCCCATGCGCTTGCCGCATGATCTGGCCTGGGCGCTGGCCAGCGGGGGCACGCTGATCGACGGTCTCTCGGTGTTCATGCTGGGCATGGCCATCCCGCTGCTGGCAGTGGGCTTGGATTTTTCGGCGCTGCAAACCGGGCTGCTCGGCGCGGCGCTGGTGGCCGGGGCCATCGGCGGCGCGGCGTGTGGCGGTCGGCTAGCCGACCGCTATGGCCGCAAATCGGTGTTTCTGATCGACATGGTCATTCTGGCCGTCGCTGCGGGCTTCAGCGCGCTGACCTGGAATGCCTGGGGGCTGATCGCCGCGCAATTCGTGGTGGGTGTGGGCATCGGCATGGATTTCCCGGTCAGCGGCAGTTATGTGGCCGAATGCATGCCGCACGAGAAGCGCAGCCGCATGATGGTGGCCACCATCGCCTGCCAGTCGGTCGGCCTCATCGTCGCGGCGCTGCTGGCCTTGGCACTGCTGCATCTTGTGCCTGAGCCGGGAGTCTGGCGCTGGTTCTTCGCCACGGAAATGCTGCTTGCGCTGCTGTTTTTGCTGGGGCGGCTGAATCTGCCGGAAAGCCCGCGCTGGCTGATCGGGCAGGGCCGCAACCGCGAAGCGGTGCACATGCTCGAACGCTTCGTACCCTCGGACCGCCGCCAGCTCGAACGCATGGCCTCGCGCCTGGGCGATACGGTGCATTACGTCGCGCGCGTGCCGCAGTCGGCCAATCCACAGGGCTACGGTCTGCTATTTCATCCGGCCTACCTGCGCAGCACTCTGCTGAGCACCGTCCCCTGGTTTTTGATGGATATCGCGACCTATGGCGTGGGGCTGTTCACCGCCGTGCTGCTGGCGCAGATGCATGTGGCGGGCGAGGGGCTGACATTGATTCCTCATGTGGCAGCACTGGCACGCGGCACGGGGCTGATCGATGTGTTTTTGCTGCTCGGCTTTGTCATCGGCCTGTGGGCGGTGGCGAAGTTCGGGCGCATTCGCATGCAGCTCATCGGCTTTGGCGGCATGGCCTTCGGCATGGCGGCGTTGTGGTTGAGTACCGTGCTCGCCGGGGGCGATGCGGCGCATGCGGGGCTGGTGTTCTTCGGCTTTGTGGTGTTCAACCTGTTCATGAATATGGGGCCGAACAGCACCACCTACATCCTGCCCACCGAGCTGTACCCCACGCAGTTGCGCGCCACGGGCGCGGGCTTTGCTGCTTCGGTCGCCAAGGTGGGCGCCACGCTCGGGGTGTTCACCTTGCCGCTGATCAAGTCTTCCCTGGGCGTGCCGATGGTGCTGGCCCTGATGGCGGGGGTGAGCCTGCTCGGGCTCCTCAGCACCTGGGCGTTCAGCATGTACGGCCATGGCCTCACGCTCGAACAGCATCAAACCCAGACCTTGCCGAGGCGCCGCCCCAAGGCTGCACTGCTCGCATCCCCAACAGAGGGTAGAACATGA
- the ppk2 gene encoding polyphosphate kinase 2, whose translation MGKNSTQEKSASHPDHGYGKTLEALQIELVKFQKHLIAKGDRILILLEGRDSAGKDGTIKRVIEHLSPRDTRVVALNKPSTRDESEWYFQRYVPYLPAAEEFVLFNRSWYNRAGVEWVMGFCTEAQYEEFMETVPTFEQMLVRSGIQLFKYYLDIDKAEQKQRLKDRLTDPLKQWKMSPIDAAAQKHWKGYSTARNAMFARTHTPTAPWTIVRANDKKQARLNLIMDLLTRLDYKDKDHALLCPDPDVVFNYTHDAVEQGRVAA comes from the coding sequence ATGGGAAAAAACAGCACGCAAGAAAAATCCGCATCCCACCCCGATCACGGTTATGGCAAAACCCTCGAAGCCCTGCAGATCGAGCTGGTCAAATTCCAGAAACACCTCATCGCAAAGGGTGACCGAATTCTCATCCTGCTCGAAGGGCGCGACAGCGCGGGCAAGGACGGCACCATCAAGCGCGTCATCGAGCACCTCTCGCCGCGCGATACCCGCGTGGTGGCGCTGAACAAACCCTCCACCCGCGACGAGTCGGAGTGGTACTTCCAGCGCTATGTGCCTTATCTGCCGGCGGCCGAGGAATTCGTGCTGTTCAACCGCAGTTGGTACAACCGCGCCGGGGTGGAGTGGGTGATGGGTTTTTGCACCGAGGCGCAGTACGAGGAGTTCATGGAGACGGTGCCGACGTTCGAGCAGATGCTGGTGCGCTCGGGCATTCAACTGTTCAAGTACTACCTCGACATCGACAAGGCCGAACAGAAGCAGCGCCTCAAGGATCGGCTCACCGATCCGCTCAAGCAGTGGAAGATGAGCCCGATCGACGCTGCCGCGCAAAAGCATTGGAAGGGCTACAGCACCGCCCGCAACGCCATGTTCGCCCGCACGCACACGCCCACTGCCCCGTGGACCATCGTGCGCGCCAATGACAAAAAACAGGCGCGGCTCAACCTCATCATGGATCTGCTGACCCGGCTGGATTACAAGGACAAGGATCACGCCTTGCTCTGCCCCGATCCCGACGTGGTGTTCAACTACACCCACGACGCGGTGGAGCAAGGCCGCGTGGCGGCCTGA
- a CDS encoding carboxymuconolactone decarboxylase family protein — protein sequence MTESPMRERLHEVESLLSTLGKSHPNEVQAFMNFMGKAEAGPALSGKQKELVNVALSVAAQCEWCIAFHVKQAAHAGAKRDELIEAGFLAVLMHGGPAMMCMTPLLKALDEFGLPAAVQV from the coding sequence ATGACGGAATCCCCCATGCGCGAGCGTCTGCATGAAGTCGAGTCCTTGCTGTCCACGCTCGGCAAAAGCCATCCCAACGAAGTGCAGGCCTTCATGAACTTCATGGGCAAGGCCGAAGCGGGTCCGGCCCTGTCGGGCAAGCAGAAAGAACTGGTCAATGTGGCGCTGTCGGTCGCGGCGCAGTGCGAATGGTGCATCGCGTTTCACGTCAAGCAGGCAGCGCATGCCGGGGCGAAACGCGACGAACTGATCGAGGCCGGGTTCCTGGCGGTGCTCATGCACGGCGGCCCGGCGATGATGTGCATGACGCCCTTGCTCAAGGCGCTCGATGAATTCGGTCTGCCTGCTGCGGTTCAGGTGTAG
- a CDS encoding phasin family protein, producing MNPTESLKDLQKAELEAAVALNQVLFRGYEQLTQLQMQTMRLMAQQAAQTLQSAVGKGEVPSAPGADWADAARAGGENVMSYVEKFGQIASATQAEMTEILQSRLERLQNSLHDSLGQNASAAAPAGVEPMQALLQSTMNWTTQALNTLQDTQQQAVRLMSAQAPKPTAAASRTSASSAARRK from the coding sequence ATGAATCCGACCGAATCGCTGAAAGACTTGCAGAAGGCCGAGCTGGAAGCCGCCGTTGCGTTGAATCAGGTGCTTTTTCGCGGCTATGAGCAACTGACCCAGTTGCAGATGCAAACCATGCGTCTGATGGCGCAGCAAGCGGCGCAGACGCTGCAATCGGCAGTCGGCAAGGGCGAGGTGCCGTCTGCGCCCGGCGCTGACTGGGCGGATGCCGCGCGCGCAGGGGGCGAAAACGTCATGAGCTACGTCGAGAAATTCGGGCAGATCGCCTCTGCGACCCAGGCCGAAATGACCGAGATCCTGCAGTCCAGACTTGAGCGCCTGCAAAACAGCCTGCACGACAGCCTTGGGCAGAACGCGAGCGCAGCAGCGCCCGCCGGAGTTGAGCCGATGCAGGCCTTGCTGCAAAGCACCATGAACTGGACCACTCAGGCGCTCAACACCCTGCAAGACACGCAGCAGCAGGCGGTCAGGCTGATGAGCGCCCAAGCGCCGAAGCCAACCGCCGCAGCCAGCCGGACGTCGGCTTCATCGGCTGCGCGCCGCAAGTGA
- a CDS encoding ArsR/SmtB family transcription factor, producing METKAALLVLAALSQDSRLRVFRVLVQAGPEGLAAGKIAELAAIAPSSLSFHLKELAHADLVESRQSGRFVIYTARFSTMNELIGYLTDNCCGGNPCGPVEANCTTPVRSTVEETHP from the coding sequence ATGGAAACAAAAGCCGCGCTGCTTGTTCTCGCCGCCCTGTCGCAAGACTCGCGTCTGCGCGTGTTTCGCGTCTTGGTGCAGGCGGGCCCCGAGGGGCTGGCTGCGGGCAAAATTGCCGAGCTCGCCGCCATTGCACCCTCCTCGCTCTCGTTTCACCTGAAGGAGCTCGCCCACGCCGACTTGGTCGAGTCTCGCCAGTCAGGGCGCTTTGTGATTTACACCGCGCGCTTTTCCACCATGAATGAACTGATCGGCTACCTCACCGACAACTGCTGCGGCGGCAATCCCTGCGGCCCGGTCGAGGCGAACTGCACCACCCCCGTACGCTCAACTGTTGAGGAGACTCACCCATGA
- a CDS encoding ArsI/CadI family heavy metal resistance metalloenzyme, which yields MKRFHVHVSVPALDDAIRFYSGLFAAEPTVRKADYAKWMLDDPRVNFAISQRGAAPGLNHLGIQVESDAELLEMQQRLESTEAGFIEETGAACCYARSDKYWANDPVGIAWETYHTLDTIPMFNESPDGSACCVPAAAVAVPSPAPRPATACCGGASASKSSCC from the coding sequence ATGAAACGCTTTCATGTTCACGTCAGCGTGCCCGCGCTGGACGACGCCATTCGCTTCTACTCCGGCCTGTTCGCCGCCGAGCCCACGGTGCGCAAGGCCGACTACGCCAAGTGGATGCTCGACGACCCGCGGGTGAACTTCGCCATTTCGCAGCGCGGCGCCGCGCCTGGCTTGAACCATCTGGGCATACAGGTGGAAAGCGATGCGGAACTGCTGGAGATGCAGCAACGGCTCGAATCCACCGAGGCTGGCTTCATCGAAGAAACCGGCGCCGCCTGCTGCTATGCCCGCTCCGACAAATACTGGGCCAACGACCCGGTCGGCATCGCCTGGGAGACCTATCACACCCTGGACACCATTCCCATGTTCAATGAGTCGCCCGATGGCAGCGCTTGCTGCGTGCCTGCTGCGGCGGTTGCCGTGCCGTCACCGGCGCCGCGCCCGGCGACGGCATGCTGCGGCGGCGCCTCCGCTTCCAAATCATCCTGCTGCTGA
- a CDS encoding arsenate reductase ArsC, with amino-acid sequence MDKVYNVLVLCTGNSARSIMGEGLINTLGKGRFKAYSAGSHPGGVVNPYAIEQLKSIGYPTDTLRSKSWDEFATPDAPQMDFVFTVCDKAAGETCPIWPGHPMTAHWGFEDPAAVEGSDEEKRRAFQTIFRQIMCRVRAFISLPLERLDAAAIKREIVDIGKTQVMPLPESCAKDDLDPVVQ; translated from the coding sequence ATGGACAAGGTTTACAACGTATTGGTGCTGTGCACCGGCAATTCCGCCCGCTCGATCATGGGCGAGGGGCTGATCAACACCCTGGGCAAGGGCCGCTTCAAGGCCTATAGCGCGGGCAGCCATCCGGGCGGGGTGGTCAACCCCTACGCCATCGAACAGCTCAAAAGCATCGGTTACCCGACGGACACCTTGCGCAGCAAAAGCTGGGACGAGTTCGCCACGCCCGATGCGCCGCAGATGGATTTTGTTTTCACCGTCTGCGACAAGGCCGCGGGCGAGACCTGCCCCATCTGGCCCGGACACCCGATGACTGCGCACTGGGGCTTTGAAGACCCGGCCGCCGTGGAGGGCAGCGACGAAGAGAAGCGGCGCGCCTTCCAGACCATCTTCCGCCAGATCATGTGCCGGGTGCGCGCCTTCATCAGCCTGCCGCTGGAGCGGCTGGACGCAGCCGCGATCAAGCGGGAAATCGTGGACATCGGCAAGACCCAGGTCATGCCTTTGCCGGAGTCCTGCGCCAAAGACGATCTCGACCCGGTCGTTCAATAA
- a CDS encoding arsenic transporter has translation MIAALLIFILTLVFVIWQPRGLGIGYSALGGAAIALMFGVINWGDIPVVWHIVWDATFTFVGLIIISLILDDTGVFHWAALHVARWGGGRGRRLFPLIVVLGAVISAFFANDGAALILTPIVLAMLLALGFGPAAALAFVMACGFVADTTSMPLVISNLVNIVTAGYFNIPFDRYAAVMVPVDLAALAATLVVLMLFFRRDIPAGYDLARLEAPSSAIKDALVFRWTWPVMAVLLVAYFVTAAWQVPVSLVTGIAALLLLALAGRWWRGGRGAVIDLRHVIKGAPWQIVLFSLGMYLVVYGLRNAGLTDYLALALEALARHGTVVAVVGTGFISAVLSSVMNNMPMTLVGALGIHHALGIAPAVREAMIYAHVIGCDLGPKFTPIGSLATLLWLHVLDRKGVHIGWGYYMRIGLALTTPVLLITLLALAWRLG, from the coding sequence ATGATTGCCGCCCTGCTCATTTTCATCCTCACCCTGGTGTTCGTCATCTGGCAGCCGCGCGGTCTGGGCATCGGCTACAGCGCCCTGGGCGGCGCGGCGATCGCGCTGATGTTCGGCGTGATCAACTGGGGCGACATTCCTGTGGTGTGGCACATCGTCTGGGATGCCACCTTCACCTTCGTCGGGCTGATCATCATCTCGCTCATCCTCGACGACACCGGGGTGTTTCACTGGGCCGCGCTGCATGTGGCGCGCTGGGGCGGCGGGCGCGGACGGCGGCTGTTTCCGCTGATCGTGGTGCTGGGTGCGGTGATTTCGGCGTTTTTCGCCAACGACGGCGCGGCGCTCATCCTCACACCCATCGTGCTGGCCATGCTGCTGGCGCTGGGCTTCGGTCCGGCAGCGGCGCTGGCGTTCGTCATGGCCTGTGGTTTCGTCGCCGACACCACCTCGATGCCGCTGGTGATTTCCAACCTGGTCAACATCGTCACCGCGGGCTATTTCAACATTCCCTTCGACCGCTACGCCGCGGTGATGGTGCCGGTCGATCTAGCCGCGCTGGCCGCGACGCTGGTCGTGCTGATGCTGTTTTTCCGCCGCGACATTCCCGCGGGCTACGACCTCGCCCGGCTCGAAGCGCCATCCAGCGCCATCAAGGACGCGCTGGTGTTTCGCTGGACCTGGCCGGTGATGGCCGTGCTGCTGGTGGCGTATTTCGTCACCGCCGCGTGGCAGGTGCCTGTGTCGCTGGTCACCGGCATCGCCGCGCTGTTGCTGCTGGCCCTGGCCGGGCGCTGGTGGCGCGGCGGCCGCGGCGCGGTCATCGATCTGCGCCACGTCATCAAGGGCGCGCCGTGGCAGATCGTGCTGTTCTCACTGGGCATGTACCTCGTGGTCTATGGCTTGCGCAATGCCGGGCTGACCGACTACCTGGCGCTGGCGCTCGAAGCGCTGGCCCGCCACGGCACCGTGGTCGCGGTGGTGGGCACGGGCTTCATCAGCGCGGTGCTGTCCTCGGTGATGAACAACATGCCCATGACCCTGGTGGGCGCCCTGGGCATCCACCACGCGTTGGGCATAGCCCCGGCGGTGCGCGAAGCCATGATCTACGCCCACGTCATCGGCTGCGATCTCGGCCCTAAGTTCACCCCCATCGGCAGCCTGGCCACGCTGCTGTGGCTGCACGTGCTCGACCGCAAGGGCGTGCACATCGGCTGGGGTTACTACATGCGCATCGGGCTGGCGCTGACCACACCGGTGCTGCTGATCACCTTGCTGGCGCTGGCCTGGCGTTTGGGCTGA
- a CDS encoding GlcG/HbpS family heme-binding protein gives MNKTLIALTLAAASTLAANAQAESATWTQKILTPETALKAAEAAKAECVKRGWQVAVAVTDPSGLPLVMLRDRYSGWHTVAAAEGKARTAASWRESTSSVAERVNKPGSAEQAIKNLPGVVMIGGGMPIDAAGQMVGAIGVSGAPGGANDDLCAKAGLDAIEGDLAF, from the coding sequence ATGAACAAAACCCTCATTGCTTTGACTCTTGCGGCAGCCAGCACGCTTGCCGCCAACGCACAGGCCGAATCGGCCACCTGGACGCAGAAGATCCTCACGCCGGAAACTGCGCTCAAGGCCGCCGAAGCCGCCAAGGCCGAATGCGTCAAGCGCGGCTGGCAGGTGGCGGTGGCCGTGACCGACCCGTCGGGGCTGCCGTTGGTGATGCTGCGCGACCGCTACTCCGGCTGGCACACCGTGGCAGCGGCGGAAGGCAAGGCGCGCACGGCGGCGAGCTGGCGGGAATCCACCAGCTCGGTGGCGGAGCGGGTGAACAAACCCGGCTCTGCCGAGCAGGCCATCAAGAACCTGCCCGGCGTGGTGATGATCGGCGGCGGCATGCCGATCGATGCGGCCGGACAGATGGTGGGCGCCATCGGGGTATCGGGCGCACCGGGCGGCGCCAACGATGACCTCTGCGCCAAAGCCGGGCTGGATGCCATCGAGGGCGATCTGGCGTTTTGA